The DNA segment ACCTTTGAACAAAGTGAGGATGGTGAACTTGAGAAAACTGTTCCCCAGCTGGAGTTGGTTACTAGCATGCCGAAAATCAAGACCGTTCTGTTGTTCTATTGTTCAAAGCATTGAGAAATTTCTCAGGGTTTAAATACTAGAAACTAAACTCAACCTAACAAAGAAATATAGCACACACATAGGCTGGATCATGTCTGGTTAAGTTCTTAACAGTGGCCTTTGTCACAAAGGGATGAGGAGGCGGTATAGTTCCACACAACACCAGTGCCAGAGCAgcggacagagaaagagaaagatagaaatgGCAAGTtgagggaaggaagggtggaGAGGGGAtacaaggggaggggaggggaagagaaaggaggacagagaaggaaaggggaagagaaataaggagaagggaagggaagaagagagtgacaaagggggagagaagaaaggaaaataaagagaagggaagaggaaagaaaagagaagagaagagaaaaggggaaggggagaCCAAAGAAGCTGAGGATAGGGAGCGCTTAGGGCAGAGAGAGTCCTAAATATCATCAAGGTGGCACCAAGATTCCTGTGGCCATACCATGTCACAAAAGCCACTCATACTTGTGACCTCCATTTGAAACAGCAAATTATTACTACCAGGCAGAAGAGTCCTAATTCTCAGATCATCCAGGACTAGATACGAGATGAAAAGCTCCATGTGAAAGAAGGTCCCTATGTCCTTGAAAGGACTCTGCATAGCCGGATCCCTTGAACTGTGAACAGGGGCACTGACTTCCAGCTCAACAGTCCCCTGGACAGACACAGGTAGAAAGCCAGAAAGCTTGTCCATCCTTCGTGCTTATGAGGAATTAGTTAATCAAGACATGTTGacaagaaacataaagaaaaacaacactcTAACCACCAGTGGATTCTAAGGATTTTTATTCTATCCATGTAAATACcaaaagtattatttattatctatattaTTAACATTGATATTTATACTCTTCTGAGAACCAGGAATGCATTGAATACAAAATTATGGCTTAAAACCAGGAAACCACCTGATAAGTTTAAGAACACATTATGATTGACATTACAAAACTGGCTTAATACAGTGTTTAATTAAGccatatcttaaaaataaagcattttttttatctttataaaaaacaaaaaaccagactgCCCTCCCTATATTATCCTGTGATCTAATGACTTTCATTTACAGGATGACatagggaggcagaagtagaaTGTCATTTGTCCGAGGTCACTTGCTTAGTGACTGAATCAAATTTAGAATTCCTGACTTCTGATTTCACAGTCATCCCGTGAAGCTCTTCTCTGTGTAGAGTACAGGGTTAGTTATTCCTCTGAAGGAACTGATAAGGGAACTGAGACACAGACCACACATGGAGTCAGGTAGGGGATCGAGGCTGGCATATGGCAGCAGCATCCCAGAGTGGCTTCAGGGGAGAGCACAAAAGGAGCAGGCCAGGTGTGCTCCAGGGGAGTGAGGTTCCAGAGCAGAGACCAAGGCCCTCGagacaacaaaacaataaccaaCACAACAGTGATGCTTAGACTAGGCCTGTGCACTGCACATCCATAAAATTTTACAGACTTAAATCccaaacttcaaaaacaaaacatacattttcttaaatattaaccCATAGTTATAAACAATTGCTTTTCAGCTGCTACTTATTAGGTAACAACAACTTTACAAAACATAGTAAGTAACCAAaactgaatacacacacacacaaatctcctGCATCACCAAGACAAAGATCACAGAATATTTTACCCTGAGTAATTCATGTAACACTTGCAGCCCAATGTGTGGCCCACAGTAGGCTTTCCAATAGTAACACCATGGTTGAATCATGCACAAATtcttttatttagcatttttattCAGCTTCTTTTCAAAACAGATTGAACAGAGTGGGAATATAGTTATAGATAGATGCTTAAGAGAATATATAAAATCATCagacaaaaaaatccaaatataacTGAGCTCATGTCATACAAGGATTAATAAACTTCAAATTTCCTGGAGGTTCAAGAGATAAGGGCTGTGTTGTAGCATGACGTGATCCTTAGGAAGATACAGAATCACAGAGGGAGATGTTGTGATGTGTTATATCTTCTACTGAAAATATCCACAAAattctacaatttaaaaaattatcaaaaatttaCATAGTAGTTTTTCAAAGAGAGAACTGACAAACCAGTTTCCAGACTGTGAAAGTCCTCACCCTGAGACATCCTGTTCACTAttatcctgtataataaaaagaaacttgaGGGTCAACTATCTCTCCCACCCTGGAGAAGAAACAAAGCTCTATTGATTTTCTTTACATCCTTGATGAAGGTTTTTGGTGCCATCATAGCCCCAGGACAGCTCTTTGAAGGGatttttctgttgtgtgtgtttggaggccaggagagaagaatgagaacAGAAGCCCAGAATACACTGTATAGTTTAAACAGTGTCTTCAAGCCCTGGCTACCACAGGGTGATCTTTCTTCTGAGTTCCCAAGAAATGAGAGAGGGATCTAGGCAACATGTAAACATTGATCACTGTAACCTTAGAGAGGGCACTTCAGCTCCTACTGGTCGGTGGACACCACCCTTTCCAGATTCATAGCCCCATTGCTCTTCCTTTTGACAATGCCAAACGTCTAGAATATAGTAATCAAGTGCTGTTTTCAGTGACAGAAGTTTATTACAATAATCTTCTTACCAACAGCAACAATGTATCTcaaagagacattttttttctcattccaaGAAGGTCTCTTAGTAGGCTCAAGGCATTCATGGGATTGAGCGGTCAACTGTCATGTAAGACGGGTTTTAAATATCTGTGAAGGAGGAAGTAGGGTGGGATCTGCATTTGGTCACATCTCCTAGAGTTGAACTTGGTGGACTCATCTCTCCCAAGAAAGAACCTGTGTTCTGTTCACCCTCGGAGTGGAATTCACAGAGGCACCTGGTTCACAATGCTACTGTAAGATCTTCAGTGGGCACAGAATCGACCAGGAGTTAGGTGGACAACAATCAATTCCCCGTCATTTATCTGGAGGTCTTCACAGGAAGTGTCAGGAGCATTTACAGTCAAGTAAACTATATCTTTGAAGGCCAAAGAAGCTACCACAGTGAAGTCAACCCTTTGACCATTGTTCATCATGGGCATAGAGATGGGACTTCGACCCTTACGGAAATGAAGGTTGATCTTGACCTCCTGGAAAAAGGAGCCCTTCATGTAGATGAGATAAAGCCCATCACAGGTGATGGCAATTGAGTTGTTCTTCACTTCCATGGTTTGATACTCATTCTTGGGTAGGTTGATGAATAGTCTCCCATTCTCACATCCTAAAAAGAATTGAACACGAGATTATTCCTAAGCAAAATATGAGACAAGAACCTTCCAGTACAGCTGGATCAGGTGAGAAAACCTAATAAGGAAGGAGAATTTAGAAGGAAAGCAAGGGAGCATTGTGGTGTACCAGTGTCTGTAACCTGCTTTACCCACCGACAGAGTGGAGAGGTTATAGCAGGTTATTGTCAGCACAGATGTGTGGCAAGAAAGATAGATTCCCATTTCCCCCTGATTTTCCAGAAACAAGAACTGATGGCATCTTCAGTGTTTACTTTCCAGCTGCATGGATAGACTAGAGCAAAGGTTAGACGTGATGGGACAACAGGACCTTCACTGGCTTGGCCCTGCCATTCCTTATTAGCTTGACTCAAAGCAGCTTCACTTAACCATTTCCTACACTTTCCCACCTGAGCACAAAATACAAATTCTCCACTTTCCTCAGGAACCAGACTCACTGATGGCATTACTAGCGATCTTTGCCAGCAGTCAAGGAAGCTTAGAATGTAACAAGGCACAGGGTGCTTGTGGGATGGAAGTGGGCTCAGTCCTGTGAAGCAGGGAGAAAGAGCCTGGGGCACAGCCATGTTTCTTGCTTCTTCCTTCTACCTCTTATAACTAGCATTTCCTGGACGGTATCTTGGGAAGAGTTAGTGCCACTGAGAAagcaaaaaaggaggaagaagaggaggtggaggaagagaaggaagaagaggaggagggagaggaggaggaggaggaggaagaacaggaagaggaggagaaggaggaggagggaggaggaggagggagaagaggaggaggagcaacaggaagaggaggagaaggaggaggtggagggaggaggaggagggagaagaggacagGGAGCAGCTTTAGTGGTTTTGTGCCTGGCCTTTCCCAAGCAAGCCCAAAGCCTGAGTCTCTTCTAGTTCTGCATCAGCCTGAATAGCATCTTGAAGGGCTAAGCAACTAAAACTTACTCATCTACTCTGGCTCATGCTCCTCGGTGATAGGAACCAACAGGCCCCCAGTGCTGCCCCCAACTCAATAATTCTTACTTCATACCTGACCCAGGAGCTGTACTTTGaatagaaaataagaatgaaTTATTAAGACAAAATATACTTCCTGTTCAGCTCAAAGAACTTAATAAATACTCAAAAAACTAACACAGAAACTTCCAGTGGTTGGTGGAGATCAAGGACCCAAATGATAATCTCTTGATTAAAGTATCAGTTTTTCTTCATATAGGGCCTCCCCCAGCTCTCATTAAGGTATTACCATGTTACCGAGTAGAAATGGCAAGTGTCTTACAGCCAGCCTGCCTTAGAATTCTctgatgaaaacaaaatgaaattgctACCCTAAAAACATTTCTAGGAGGATTAAGAAAGGCACATTAAGTACAGAGACAGGATCTGCTTTGGATCTAATGCCTTTTtccctgaaaataaaataatattcagacTCCAACAACTTGGGAATGCAACACATGCCTAAGGGAAATGACAGATCCTGTGTTCTAGGAAAATTAAGATAACAAAGAAAAGAGCCTAGTAAAAGCATAGATATGAGactttggagatggctcagtcagtgagcCGTCTGCTGCACAAgacgaagacctgagttcagttcatcacaccaaaaaggaagaaaggaagggagggagagagggagggagggaggaagggagggagggagggagggagggaggaaggaaggaaggaaggaaggaaggaaggaaggaaggaaggaaggaaggaagaagtaaaataCCAGACCCAGTGACACACTGACAACTATAAGCACATCTCTGAAggggcagagataggtggatccctggagtttTCCGGCTAGCTCATTTGgctaaatcagtgagctccagtttcagtgagagaccttgtctcaaaatataagctgaagagcaattaaggaagacacccagtgctAACCCCTGCATGCACGCAcgcgctctctctccctctctctctctctctctctctctctctctctctctctctctctctctctctctctctctctctctctctctctctctctgtctctctctcacacacacacatgtgcactcataaacacagacatacatgtactacacagatacacaaaagaacaagagaaaggtAACTGTTGGTAATACTTACTGGTAACTTGTGCTCTGAGACTTTGGATTGGAGGATACTTCAcctaaggaaggagaaaagatggatgttgagaaaaaaagaaaggtgagaTGGATTCAGCAGCGCACAGAAAAAAACACTTG comes from the Onychomys torridus chromosome 11, mOncTor1.1, whole genome shotgun sequence genome and includes:
- the Tnfsf4 gene encoding tumor necrosis factor ligand superfamily member 4, whose product is MEGERVQPLDENLENGSRPRFKWKKLSMVVSGIQGVGLLLCLVYICLHLYPSPVKYPPIQSLRAQVTRCENGRLFINLPKNEYQTMEVKNNSIAITCDGLYLIYMKGSFFQEVKINLHFRKGRSPISMPMMNNGQRVDFTVVASLAFKDIVYLTVNAPDTSCEDLQINDGELIVVHLTPGRFCAH